The Moorena producens PAL-8-15-08-1 genomic interval GATATGGATTTTATGAGATATCTGCTTTATAAATTATAGCGTTTAGAGGACTCATGAGGTACACATTATTTTTTACTTCTTCCCTCTTCCCTATTCCCTCTTACCTCTTACCTCTTACCTATTCCCTGCTCCCTGCTCCCTGCTCCCTGCTCCCGTCTTGATGCAGTCGCTCATGGTTTGAATTTACCGTAAGACAGTTGAGCCTTAATCAATAAGTTTTACCCCTTTTCTGCATAGCCTAACAACCATAAAGGCTCAACTGTCTAAGGTTTTGTCTCCGGGGGAAACCACGGCAGTCGCTCATGGGGGGAACCCCCAAGACCGCGCTGCCTCCCCAAGACCGCGCTGCATCGCTGCTCCCTAAAAACCAGAAATTTGTACCTCACAAGTCGTAGAATTGCTATATACTAAATCTGGTTCTCATACCCCTTTTATTTTCCTGGCCTATCTTATTGACGATGGAACTGGATTTGGTCAATTTTTATAAAGGGGTTGTGAGAATCGTATTTGGTATAAATACCTGATCTAGCAATCCTAATTTAAACCTTACATAAATCATAAGGACTATAGCTATATTCTTCCCTATAATCCCCATCTTGCCCAAGATGTTTGTCAAGCATATCGAGAACTTTTGCATCTACTTTGTCATCGAACTTGCGGGCAAAGTGCTTACCAGAAGTAATCATTGACTCAAAATCTTGGACACCCATGATGGCTGGATAAGGAGGAGTCCAAGAGATATAACGTTTGTTATCATTGACTATTTTTAGCATGGACTGATTGAGCAGGATGCTTTGGATGAAAGACTCATCTGGTACGAGTGTGTTTCGATAGTGTTGTACAAATGCTGGGTTACGCTGAACAAATTGATGGATATATTGAATACAGCGATAGGAGAGTGTGTGCCACTGAGAACCCGCGTAGCACTTAAACTCTGGGGTGAAAGGTGTTGAAACGCAACGGATTCCTATTCTGGCACCAAACTTACCAGCCCTGATCCGGACTAGGGGCTGCCAATTGACTATACGATCTAGTTTATATAGTATAGTCTTTAGACTAGCGGGCAGCTTATAGTAGAGAAAAAAATAGCGCTCTATGCCCAAATCTTTGCCCCAGTGTCAAGCCGTTTCTGGTGGTTCTTGTACCGGAAAATATTCCAGAAATCCGTCATATTCGGTGTTCTTCAAAAACTGCTCGATTTGGCTGATTGGCTGAAGGGGATAGTCTTGACCAGAGAGGAAGATCAACCAGTCAAATGTCACAGAATTATCTATTAACCAGTTGATGCAGCGAAGTTCCATTTCCACCATGGAAAAATCTCCCCACCCAACTGGAACATAGTCTTCCAGGATGTGAACATTGTTGATCTGCTCAAAAGAAGTTGGGCTAAGGCTCGACTTAGATTGATCATGGTGAATTAAGACCTGGGACTCAGGGTTACCAGTCTTAAGTTTCTTGACTAGTCTGACAATGTGGTCTGGATTGCTATGAGAAGCAATTAGGTAAAGGATTTTAGTCATGATTGACTCTTAGGTTTGTTGTCTAGCAGTATACATGCCTCAAATGCTTCTAACTATCCTAGGGAGGAAGAACTTCTTTTACGTTTTCTGGTGTCGAAATATTCAGCTTAATTCCTGAAATACTTAATGTAATTTTTAATGTACTTTTGTCTGTCGGATACTTTCTCCTCTCCAAGATATCTCGAAAGGATTTGCTAATTGTTGAGGTATAACGCTGAGCATGAGAGCTGCTACAGTTCGCAGACTAAAATTTTGACTCAAGGCACGAAAAAGATAGGGGCGTGCTTCTGCTACCCGTCCATGCCGTATCAGCCCAATAGCCATAGTTGTGTTGGCTTGTGCTAATTTCTGGGTAAAGTAACTCCGATGCTTTTGTAATTGAGGATCTGCTAAAAAGTGTTCGTAGCAAAAAATACCGGATTTGCCTTTGCGAATCTGAGCCTTGGCGTTTCCACTCCCACTGATATGGGTTTCAGATAACTCATGCACGCGGTATCGAGTCAGTCTTTCTGGATAGTAGTACGCGCCATCACCACTACGGCAAGCTAAATAGGTTAGGTAGTAATCCCAATAGACCCCCACTGACAACAGTTCATCCCAATTAACCTTGTCTCTGCGAATCACAGCAGAGGATGCAGGAGACACTGATCGGTCTACTAGTCCGATAGTACAGAACGGCTGGTATACCTCTGCTTTAAGTTGGTCACGCTTCCAAAGCCGGGTATGTGCTTCAGTAGTTGCATCATTAATTACGCCATCTGCGTCTATAATATAATGGTCGCAAAAAGCCACAACTACATTTGGATTCGCTTCTAGGGGAGGAACTAACTTTTCTAAAAAGTCTGGATTCCACAGGTCATCGTCATTGAGACTCGCTACATATTTTCCCTGAGCTTGTTTAAATGCGCCAGCAACATTGGGACCATTTCCTAGATTCTTTGAGTTCCGACGGAATCGGATCCGAGCATCTTGAAAGGACTCAATCATAGCTTGCGGATTCTCAGGGCTACAATCGTCAGAAACAATAATTTCAAGATTTTTGTAGGTCTGTTGGAGTACGCTTTCAATTGCTTGCTTGAGGTAGCTCAAGCGGTTATAGGTGGGGATGATAACACTGACTAGCGGCTCTTGCCCTTCTTGATGGTTTGACATATCCTTGTTATCTTGCCTCTGGTTATAATAAGGAATTAATTACTGTGCAAATGAAACTGGAGCGACATCTAGTGGCACATCATAAATTTGAAAACTCTCTAACGATATGTCAGCCTTGGGATCCTCAATCCAGTACAAAGGTACCCGTCCATAAAAACCAGCCCACATGTTATAGGTACTTGGGGGACCTATGATATAGTCACACTGAGCAAGTGAGTACATATCTTCTACAATGTGGTTGTTGGCAAAAGCAAAATCTAATTCTGAGAATTTATCTCTGTCCTGGGGCACATTTGAACATATTAAAAAGTTAACTTTTTTTCCTGGAAAAAGACGTTCTGTTTTTTTCATTAAGTTCACATAATCATCAGTGCTGTAGAGATATTTGGCTCCTAGCAATTTTTTATAATCTCCCTGTCTAATGTGAACACCAACCAGAATATCACAGGAATTTTTGATGTTTTTCACGAGTTTGTTGATATTTTCAACATGTTGTTTTAGTGGCGTAAAAAACTTTCTTATTGTGTCTGAATACTTCAAAAATAATACAGGAGTTCTAAACCAAAATCCATGAATAAATACCAATTGATTTTTTTTGAAAGACTTAGCAAAGTAATCATCAAAAATGACTCCCTTGTGTACCCCAGTATCTCTTAATATTTTGATATTGGAAAACTTGAAATCTGTAGAATCTTTAACCAATAATCGGGTTGAATGATAAACAACTCTATGAAAATTTCTTTTCAGTTTAAGGCTATTGCCTTTAAGAACTGATTTTTGAGCAGGGTATCGACAAAAAAAATCGTTATGGGTTCCCTCAAAAAAAACTGCATATTCATCAAAAGCAGGATTTATAAATTTGAAATTGTATTCCATTGCAAAAGCCATAAAATTGGCAAATAGCATCATTCTATTGCCTAATTGACCTGTTTTTCTAACAATTATGAACATGTTAATACTCCGATAATATTGACAAGCAATCAATTCTAGTTACTACTCATTTTTGAGAGTGAAAATTACTACGATATAGTCTCAATTTTTTTGACCAACTTCATGCTGCATCTTGTGATATTTCCAAAGTTTACCGCGCTTTTCGAGTAACTCTTGATACTTTCCTTGCTCCACAATTCGCCCCTGTTCAAGAACGACTACCTTATCAGCTTTGGAAATGGTCGATAAGCGATGGGCAATGGTAATTACTGTCCGTCCTACAGAAAGTTTTTCTAAGGACTCCTGAATCAGGCGCTCAGACACAGAATCTAGGGCACTAGTTGCCTCATCTAAGATCAGAATCTCTGGTGCTCGCAGTAAAGCACGAGCAATTGCTAACCGTTGACGTTGACCTCCAGATAATCGAACTCCGCGATCACCCAGTTGCGTGTCAAAACCTTCAGGCAAATCTAGGATGAAGTCTAATGCATTGGCAAGTTTTGCGGCTTCTCGAATTGCTTCGTCATCTGCCTGTTCTGAACCATAAGCAATGTTATTGCGAACAGAGGTGTTGAAAATAAATGTATCCTGACTGACAATAGCTAGCTGACGACGCACAGAGTTGATGTCAAACTCTTGTAAGTCAGTGCCATCAATGATAATTTTACCTACCGTTGGGTCATAAAATCGAGGAATTAAGTCAGCAAGGGTTGTTTTACCTGAACCAGAAGCACCTACCAGGGCTGTTGTTTCTCCCTTGTTGATAGTTAAGGTAATATCGTGCAGTACTAGGTTAGAGGGATCGTAACCAAAATCCACGGAACCAAACTTAATGGCTCGCTGCAATCCTGAAAATTCCACGTTACCATTCTGCAAGTATGGTTTGTTGTCAGTTCTCAGCAGCTCTTTAATGTTATTCATTGGTCCGGTGAATTCCCCCAGACGGCCTCTGGCATTATTAATCAGACGTATAATCGGGATCAGACGAAACAAAACAAACAAGAAGGTCAGTAATGAAGCTGCCTGCATCTGTCCATTAGGAACGAAGATGGTAAAGGCAACAATAATCATGCCGATCAGAATTGTGGTGGCTACGCTTTCCGCAATCGGTTCTATGGCAAACCCAAATGAGGCAGATTTGATAGTGATGTTTGCAACGTTTTCGCTAGCGTTATAGAATCGTCTACGCTCAAAGTCCTGACTCGCAAATGCCTTAACTGTGCGAATACCATTGATAAACTCTACAGCAACTGAGGTAAAATTACTGCCTGATTTTGAAACCTCAAAACTTGTCTCTCGCAACCTTTTAACCAAGTTAGAAAGACCAACACTCATGAGGCTAAATAGCATTAGTGAGGCAATGGAAAGTTGCCAAGAAAGCAAGAACATTGATGTGACATAGACAACTAGAAGAGAGATTCTAGTCAACATAACAGCTGTCACATCAAACGCTTGATTAATTTTTTCTAGTTCGGTGGTTAGACTGTAAACTAGCGCTCCAGAACGGCTATGAGAAAAGTAACCCAAACTCAGCCGTTGAAGTTGCTCAAATAGCTTCTTGCGCAGCCTATCTAACAAATTCATCTGAGTAATCATGCTGTACCTACGCCCACCAAACATAAAGGCTGAACGGAACCAGGTTGTGATCAAAATTAGAGCAGATATCCGGTAAATTCTCTCATTAAACGGTTTATTTACTCCAAGCAACCACATATCTAACCAGTTCATTCCTGTCTGGATTGGGGTAGCATTCGGGTCGGTTATGTTTTGTAAGAAAGTGAGGATAAACCCTAATCCAAATCCTTCAAGCATTGAGGCAAGTATCGTTAAAAAAATAGCTAAAAAAGCAGCTTGTTTAAGGAATTTAAATTCCCTTAATATGAAGTGGTTATCTTGCCACAATTTAGTGGATTTTGTAAACCTGATTACAGAATCAATAAGCTTTACTTCAGCAATTCGATATAGAATACTCACTGGTTTTATTTAGACCTATTTTAATTGTTGTTTAATGATGAGTTTCAACAAGCTTTAGCTAAAAAAACTAAGATCACTCTCCACCATTTCCGCGACAATATCAGGAAATTTATGTTTACTCTTCCAATTCAGCTCATCCCGAATTTTCCAGCTATCCCCACAAAGGGGCACCGCTTCGGTCGGACGATAAAACCTGTGATCAACTTCCACAAAATCTTGATAATCAAGACCGACGTGACTAAACGCACAATCTACTAATTCACGAACCGAGTGATTCATTCCGGAAGCAATTACATAATTCTCTGGAGAATGGTTTTGCAGCATCAGCCACATGGCATCGACATAATCCGGAGCATATCCCCAGTCCCTGAGAGCATCTAGATTTCCTAGATAAAGCTTATTTTCTAACCCTAGCTTGATTTTGGCGACAGTAGAGGTAATTTTGCGAGTGACAAACTTAAAGTCACGCCTTGGGGATTCATGATTGTAAAGAATCCCGGTACAAGCAAAAATACCATACTGGTTACGATAGTTTTGCACCAGATGATGACTTGCCAGCTTGGAAATACCATACACAGACCGGGGATTAAAAGGAGTCAGCTCATTTTGAGGGGCATGGAACACCCTGCCAAACATTTCAGAAGAACCAGCAAAAAAGAAACGACACTCCGGTACCACTTCCTTAATTGATGCCAGTAAATGGTGGGTTCCATTAAAATTACTGGTTAAGATAGACGATTCATCATCAAAGGAATAACTAACAAAACTCGATGCAGCTAAGTGATAACACTCGTCGGGTTTAATCTTGGCAATAACCTTATAGAGTGACAAGTGATTCTCTAAAGACGCAACATGTAAAACAACGTTGTCTTTGATAGTCCTGAGATTAGACAGCTTACCTGCTGGGTCTTCAACCGCTGGTCTCCTCACAATTCCATGAACTTCATAACCTTTGCTTAGCAAAAGCTCTGCAAGGTAAGATCCATCTTGTCCAGAAATCCCTGTAATTAGTGCTTTTTTCATTTTTCCCAGTGCGTTAGTTATGAGTACTATGTGCGTCAGTACTAAAGACTGAGTGGGTAACAGTGAGCTAGTTAGCAATTACCAATTACTAACTCACGCTAATTTAGCCCTTTTGGCGCTATTTCAGATCGGTAAAACTCAATTCCATAGCTGAAATCAGTATCTTCTTCAAAGTTAAGCCGCCAACTCGGTTATTGACGGTAATTACACTGATTTCAGCCTTTGATTTATCACGATAAACCGGGTATGATATTGGTGCGTAAATCCTGGTTATAAGACAGTGCGTTCCCTTAGCGTATCCTACGGATAATCGCTGATTTTATTCAACGGTAATCCATCAACAACGTCTTATACCAGTCTATTAATAGGTAATGGATAAGGGTAATTGCGCTCTCCTCGTAGTGTTTCACAGCAGCAATAGTCTTTTCCTCAATTTCCAATGACCTATTACCCGTTACCCATTACCTGTTAACCATTACCCAAAGGGCGACTATTTATCGGTGTGATCCATTCGTAAAAACGGTATTAGACCATATCATTACTAGCGATTACCAGCGGTAACAACCTGACGAATAAAGGCAGTATCAGCGGATTGAATACAAGAGGTGACAGGCATGATACCTAGTGCCTGAAGGTCAGCATTAACCATGATTTCAACCAGTTGTTTAAAGCTTACTGAAGGTTGCCAAGGTAGTATGGTATTAGCTTTGGTGGCATCACCTAACAACAGGTCTACTTCAGCAGGTCGAAAGTACCGTGGATCGATTTCAACGTACTGCTGCCAATCCAAATTTACTAAGCCAAAGGCAATATCGAGAAACTCCCGAATTGAGTGAGTTTGACCGGTAGCAACAACATAGTCATCGGGCTCGTCTTGTTGTAGCATTAGCCACATAGCGCGGACATAATCTTTGGCATAACCCCAGTCCCGTCTGGCATCGAGATTGCCCAGGTAAAGCTTTTTCTGCTGACCAGCTACAATGCGCGCCAAAGCACGAGTAATTTTGCGAGTGACAAAGGTTTCGCCACGCCGGGGACTTTCGTGGTTAAACAAAATACCATTACAGGCAAATAGCCCATAGGATTCGCGATAGTTAATCGTTTGCCAGTGGGCGTAGACTTTTGCACAGGCATAAGGACTACGGGGATAAAACGGTGTAGTTTCAGACTGAGGAACAGCCTGCACTAGCCCAAACATTTCAGAAGAGCCAGCCTGGTAAAAGCGTACCTCAGAGCCAATTCGCTGTTGATAGTGCCGTACCGCTTCCAACAAACGCAAGGTTCCTATACCTGTGGCATCGACGGTGTATTCTGGTGAATCAAAGCTGACCCGCACATGGGACTGAGCTCCGAGGTTGTACACCTCCATCGGCTGGACTTCTTCTAGAATACGTTGTAGTGTCAAGCCATCAGTCAGGTCTCCGTAATGGAGAAATAACCGTGTCTGTGGATTGTGGGGGTCTTGGTAGATGTGGTCGATGCGATCTGTGTTGAAGGTAGACGTGCGTCGGATAATGCCATGGACTTCGTATCCTTTTGCCAGCAGCAGTTCTGCTAGATAAGACCCATCTTGACCGGTAATGCCAGTGATTAATGCTCGTTTAATGTCTGTCACGATTCCTCACGACTCTGATTAGAGTAATTAGTTTGCTAATGTACGGGATGAACACAAAGGCAAATCAAAATTGTTAATTGTTAATTAAAATTGATACCTCAAAAATTAACAAATTAACAAATCCGGAATTACAGCACTTGAGTACTTTGAGAACCCAACACATGCGATCGCATATCTTCCTGGTGAAGCCTGATCATTCCTGGCAACAACCTCAGCTGTCGCCGCTCCTCCTGGGTCATCCGAATCACCTCATCCAGTTTCCAAGGACGTGGTCCGACTAAACTCATCTCACCCCTTAGTACATTCACTAACTGCGGTAGTCCATCCAGACAATATTGACGCAGCCACTTTCCAAAATGTGTCATCTTAGACGTGACTTGGCCTTTGTGTATAGCTTCAGTGCGAAATTTAATCACTTGGAACAACTTACCCCGTTCTCCAGCCCGCAATTGCCGAGAAAAGACTGGTCCGGGTGTTACAATCGCTATCAGCAAAATCAATCCCAGGAGCACTGGACTCAGAATCAGTAGCAATAGAGCAGCTAAACTCGAATCCATCACCCGCCTCAGTCGCGATCGCAATAGTTTGTCCCTACTAGACAATTCTGAGTTGAACGGTACCCTTAAAACAGCTTTCTTCTTCGCTTGCTCACAGGCATTTGTCCAAAGTCTTAACCCTGTTTCACCCAGATTGGGGTCGATACAAACCAGCCCTACCGACGACCGTTGCAAGCAATTACTTAACCAAGACTTACTTTCCAACGGAGGTAGATAATGCTGTTCATTCTTCTGGAGAGGTAGTACCCACAACTGTTTCTGTCGCCACTTCAGCTTGCAGGGAGGCAAAGAACTAACTGCTGACTCTGCCTCATCATCGATATCTAGGATTGAGATTTTGGAGGTTGTTAGTATGATTCTGGAAGTCGTCATAAATGGTTACTCCATTTTATGGAAATCAAAAGTCAAAGGTTAGATCGTCTCAGGTTTAATACCTATCACTCTCAGGTTTTCGTCAATTGAAACTTGAAACGTAAGCGATCAGCGATTAGCGCTACGCGCACGCGTGCGCGATCAGCGGCTTTTGAATAAAACAGGTAAGCATTGGAATAATGCTGAGTTACGTCAGCTGACGGCTGACGGCACCTCAAGTAGCGCATAGGCTAACGGCCAACGGCTGACGGCTGACGGCTGACGGCTGAATGGTTACTTAACAATTAACAATTACCAATTAACCAAAAAAATCAACGAGACTTGACATGATTGCTGAACTGACGCTCTAGTTGTGGAGAGACTTGAAGATCAGATACAGGTTGGTTTTGTTCAATAGCACCATGGCTGTTTCGCGAACCATAGTAAGCGTAGTTCTGATTAGAACTTTTCACCCCGTTAGCAATGATTCCAATCAGGTTTAAATTCCTGAGTATAGCAGTAGCCTGGGTCAGTTGAGATTGAGTAACTCGCTCTAGGCGTCCTACCATCACCACACCTTGGCACAACGATGCTGCTTGGAGTGCATCCACCATACCTAACACTGGGGGAGTATCCAGCAACACCAGATCATAGGTCTCTTGAAACTCTGCCATTAAGTTCTTCATCCGTTTAGAACCCAACAGCTTAACTGGGTCAATTGGGGTTGGTCCAGCAGTCAAAACATCAATGGTTGACCCCAAAGGTGAGATACTAACTGGGTTGGGTGTAGCAGTATCATCTTCTAATAAAGCAGTATCATCTTCCAATAAAGTAGAAAGTCCTTCGTAATTGGAGAGGCCAAGTTGTTGGTGCAACCTCGGACGGCGCATATCTACATCAATTAGCAGTACTCGTCGATGTAAACGAGCAGCACTTAAGGCTAAACCCAACGCCAGAGTTGACTTGCCCTCACCAGAAAGCGCTGAGGTAACCATCAGGGATTTCCACTCAGAACCAGGATTGAGCAACTGGATATTCACATAAATCATGTCCAGTGCTTCCTGAAATGGTCGCCATCCTAACAGTTCCATCATCGGAAGTGCTCTCTCGGACTGGCTCAAGCTAAGATTCAGAACAGGTTTACTGATTTTACCCTCCGGTAACTCTGGAATCATACCTAGCAAGGGTAGAGCCACTTGATTTTTCAGATCATCAGAGCTATGAATTCCATCGTCCATGGCTTCCCGCACAAAGGCAGCTACACCACCCAGAAATAACCCAACCACTGCACCCAATAATAGGTCTTGGGTCATATTAGGACCGGTCTTGAAGCCCGGTAAAGGTGCTTCTACAACTTGCCAGTTAAATCCTCCCCGAGCCAATTCGATGCTTAACTCCTGCCGTGCTTGTAGTAGCTGCTGCAGAGTATTTTGTTTAATTGCTACTTGCGGTTGTAGACGATTGTACTGAGCAATCAGAGCTGGGAATTCCCTGAGTTGGATACGGATTTCCTGCTCTGTTTTGATCAGGGCTTGATCACGAGTCTGTAGACTGACTAGATTAATTTGCGAGGTGATCAGTTCGTTGACCAGATTGATATCCACACCACCGAGCTGTCCTTCTGTCAGGAGGTTACTTCCAGTGCTAACCAGTTGAGTCGGAACTTGCCCTAAAACCCGTCTGGTTTCTTCCTGCAAGAGCGCAAACACACTCTGACGCTGTTCAATTAATTTTTGAATACTAGGATGAGCTTCAGTATAAATCCGACTTTGCTCCACCAAAGCCAGTTCTATTCTTTGGATTTCATTGAGCAAATTTTGATAACGCCCAGATTGACTCAAGCGGGACGAGGTCAAGGCATTTTGCGGTGAACGAGCCAGTTTTTGCTGAACAGCCTCGTAGCGAGTCTGAGTTTCCATGTACTGAGCGCGGATGGCTCGGCG includes:
- a CDS encoding beta-1,6-N-acetylglucosaminyltransferase; translated protein: MGIERYFFLYYKLPASLKTILYKLDRIVNWQPLVRIRAGKFGARIGIRCVSTPFTPEFKCYAGSQWHTLSYRCIQYIHQFVQRNPAFVQHYRNTLVPDESFIQSILLNQSMLKIVNDNKRYISWTPPYPAIMGVQDFESMITSGKHFARKFDDKVDAKVLDMLDKHLGQDGDYREEYSYSPYDLCKV
- the hepC gene encoding heterocyst development glycosyltransferase HepC, producing the protein MTTSRIILTTSKISILDIDDEAESAVSSLPPCKLKWRQKQLWVLPLQKNEQHYLPPLESKSWLSNCLQRSSVGLVCIDPNLGETGLRLWTNACEQAKKKAVLRVPFNSELSSRDKLLRSRLRRVMDSSLAALLLLILSPVLLGLILLIAIVTPGPVFSRQLRAGERGKLFQVIKFRTEAIHKGQVTSKMTHFGKWLRQYCLDGLPQLVNVLRGEMSLVGPRPWKLDEVIRMTQEERRQLRLLPGMIRLHQEDMRSHVLGSQSTQVL
- a CDS encoding glycosyltransferase family 2 protein — translated: MSNHQEGQEPLVSVIIPTYNRLSYLKQAIESVLQQTYKNLEIIVSDDCSPENPQAMIESFQDARIRFRRNSKNLGNGPNVAGAFKQAQGKYVASLNDDDLWNPDFLEKLVPPLEANPNVVVAFCDHYIIDADGVINDATTEAHTRLWKRDQLKAEVYQPFCTIGLVDRSVSPASSAVIRRDKVNWDELLSVGVYWDYYLTYLACRSGDGAYYYPERLTRYRVHELSETHISGSGNAKAQIRKGKSGIFCYEHFLADPQLQKHRSYFTQKLAQANTTMAIGLIRHGRVAEARPYLFRALSQNFSLRTVAALMLSVIPQQLANPFEISWRGESIRQTKVH
- a CDS encoding alpha-1,2-fucosyltransferase, which encodes MFIIVRKTGQLGNRMMLFANFMAFAMEYNFKFINPAFDEYAVFFEGTHNDFFCRYPAQKSVLKGNSLKLKRNFHRVVYHSTRLLVKDSTDFKFSNIKILRDTGVHKGVIFDDYFAKSFKKNQLVFIHGFWFRTPVLFLKYSDTIRKFFTPLKQHVENINKLVKNIKNSCDILVGVHIRQGDYKKLLGAKYLYSTDDYVNLMKKTERLFPGKKVNFLICSNVPQDRDKFSELDFAFANNHIVEDMYSLAQCDYIIGPPSTYNMWAGFYGRVPLYWIEDPKADISLESFQIYDVPLDVAPVSFAQ
- the hepA gene encoding heterocyst formation ABC transporter subunit HepA; amino-acid sequence: MSILYRIAEVKLIDSVIRFTKSTKLWQDNHFILREFKFLKQAAFLAIFLTILASMLEGFGLGFILTFLQNITDPNATPIQTGMNWLDMWLLGVNKPFNERIYRISALILITTWFRSAFMFGGRRYSMITQMNLLDRLRKKLFEQLQRLSLGYFSHSRSGALVYSLTTELEKINQAFDVTAVMLTRISLLVVYVTSMFLLSWQLSIASLMLFSLMSVGLSNLVKRLRETSFEVSKSGSNFTSVAVEFINGIRTVKAFASQDFERRRFYNASENVANITIKSASFGFAIEPIAESVATTILIGMIIVAFTIFVPNGQMQAASLLTFLFVLFRLIPIIRLINNARGRLGEFTGPMNNIKELLRTDNKPYLQNGNVEFSGLQRAIKFGSVDFGYDPSNLVLHDITLTINKGETTALVGASGSGKTTLADLIPRFYDPTVGKIIIDGTDLQEFDINSVRRQLAIVSQDTFIFNTSVRNNIAYGSEQADDEAIREAAKLANALDFILDLPEGFDTQLGDRGVRLSGGQRQRLAIARALLRAPEILILDEATSALDSVSERLIQESLEKLSVGRTVITIAHRLSTISKADKVVVLEQGRIVEQGKYQELLEKRGKLWKYHKMQHEVGQKN
- the gmd gene encoding GDP-mannose 4,6-dehydratase, whose protein sequence is MTDIKRALITGITGQDGSYLAELLLAKGYEVHGIIRRTSTFNTDRIDHIYQDPHNPQTRLFLHYGDLTDGLTLQRILEEVQPMEVYNLGAQSHVRVSFDSPEYTVDATGIGTLRLLEAVRHYQQRIGSEVRFYQAGSSEMFGLVQAVPQSETTPFYPRSPYACAKVYAHWQTINYRESYGLFACNGILFNHESPRRGETFVTRKITRALARIVAGQQKKLYLGNLDARRDWGYAKDYVRAMWLMLQQDEPDDYVVATGQTHSIREFLDIAFGLVNLDWQQYVEIDPRYFRPAEVDLLLGDATKANTILPWQPSVSFKQLVEIMVNADLQALGIMPVTSCIQSADTAFIRQVVTAGNR
- a CDS encoding GDP-mannose 4,6-dehydratase, with the translated sequence MKKALITGISGQDGSYLAELLLSKGYEVHGIVRRPAVEDPAGKLSNLRTIKDNVVLHVASLENHLSLYKVIAKIKPDECYHLAASSFVSYSFDDESSILTSNFNGTHHLLASIKEVVPECRFFFAGSSEMFGRVFHAPQNELTPFNPRSVYGISKLASHHLVQNYRNQYGIFACTGILYNHESPRRDFKFVTRKITSTVAKIKLGLENKLYLGNLDALRDWGYAPDYVDAMWLMLQNHSPENYVIASGMNHSVRELVDCAFSHVGLDYQDFVEVDHRFYRPTEAVPLCGDSWKIRDELNWKSKHKFPDIVAEMVESDLSFFS
- a CDS encoding GumC family protein — translated: MKELDLNAAAETDAGYGQLLAVLWRRRLWIISVLLTSLPIAFYLTIKKEPNYISSLQLLVEPNYIDKTRGIESQFTESTVDIDYATQLQLMGSSELIQRAVDLLRDDYPDITIRDIRGSLRLAQVLQGKTETKVFQAVYTSNDRIKTQKVLQAIQKVYQDYNLEQQEMRLNKGLAFINQQLPKARKDLEQAEQQLEQFRKSKNLIDPSQQAVAVSQTLNGIEQERRAIRAQYMETQTRYEAVQQKLARSPQNALTSSRLSQSGRYQNLLNEIQRIELALVEQSRIYTEAHPSIQKLIEQRQSVFALLQEETRRVLGQVPTQLVSTGSNLLTEGQLGGVDINLVNELITSQINLVSLQTRDQALIKTEQEIRIQLREFPALIAQYNRLQPQVAIKQNTLQQLLQARQELSIELARGGFNWQVVEAPLPGFKTGPNMTQDLLLGAVVGLFLGGVAAFVREAMDDGIHSSDDLKNQVALPLLGMIPELPEGKISKPVLNLSLSQSERALPMMELLGWRPFQEALDMIYVNIQLLNPGSEWKSLMVTSALSGEGKSTLALGLALSAARLHRRVLLIDVDMRRPRLHQQLGLSNYEGLSTLLEDDTALLEDDTATPNPVSISPLGSTIDVLTAGPTPIDPVKLLGSKRMKNLMAEFQETYDLVLLDTPPVLGMVDALQAASLCQGVVMVGRLERVTQSQLTQATAILRNLNLIGIIANGVKSSNQNYAYYGSRNSHGAIEQNQPVSDLQVSPQLERQFSNHVKSR
- a CDS encoding beta-1,6-N-acetylglucosaminyltransferase, which gives rise to MTKILYLIASHSNPDHIVRLVKKLKTGNPESQVLIHHDQSKSSLSPTSFEQINNVHILEDYVPVGWGDFSMVEMELRCINWLIDNSVTFDWLIFLSGQDYPLQPISQIEQFLKNTEYDGFLEYFPVQEPPETA